In the Bicyclus anynana chromosome 6, ilBicAnyn1.1, whole genome shotgun sequence genome, one interval contains:
- the LOC112053623 gene encoding ubiquitin-protein ligase E3A isoform X2, with protein MNSKSETDEASRGNEASSSNNESTPSIPKSHSVAGLCADTSSNKTKDIMKRAAAKQLIERYFYQLLDGCGNPECDNQYCASSGEARNLTPNEAAAEAIKLFYTEARLCDSLPSKMPRTDPSINIVCPPTPCSSRFMDKFKPDSSQQMDSKNIRHNNGAPLTEERIYQLCDECLQSKKPQYLIRALAEAFTQPAVLARCFQRKLGDTDNSSEGKNKPDKESKAMCSSSDPDKDVDSVTGPGLDVASCRRAFQYLAKVPSEYYSSALVTALSTLAENLIVEMKLSKTKTLTLDDTVNCFVIAFEVPDLGCSRYLDIALPLLCVAAENLPVIAQAKLARIWAQYCKDSLRHILETLQQLITLRVISTNYVRNFQLQDDHTVTMATKIMKILYYANMLAGVMEPSTLREEPVVIASQLDPLGDALDHLYPLSSIKNLKQAPYEDPLAIELGINVLDARKPYLPFEEFYNEPLSDTIEMDIDLANCKTDVDDIGNKFSFLKYPFILTAATKSLGLYYENRIRMYSERRVSLLHAVVGAAPPMPFLRLKVRRSHIIDDALVELEMIAMERALDLKKQLVVEFEGEQGIDEGGVSKEFFQLVVEQIFNPDYGMFTQRPDELTVWFNPTSFETEAQFTLIGIVLGLAIYNNIILAVNFPMVVYRKLMGKKGSFEDLADWNATLYNGLKDMLEYTGSDLEEVYYQTFRICYTDVFGNNIFHDLKENGDDIFVTQENKREFIDLYADFLLNKSVETQFKAFRRGFVMVTDESQLGMLFRPEEVETLVCGSKNFDFNELEKSTEYDGGYTAESQTIKDFWSIVHSLSLEDKRKLLQFTTGSDRVPVGGLSHLKLVIARNGPDCARLPTAHTCFNVLLLPEYENKEKLEDRLMKAISYSKGFGII; from the exons atgaACTCGAAAAGTGAAACCGACGAAGCTTCAAG GGGGAACGAAGCATCATCGTCAAATAACGAGTCCACCCCAAGTATCCCCAAGAGCCACTCTGTGGCTGGTTTATGCGCAGATACGAGTTCAAACAAAACTAAGGACATCATGAAGCGTGCGGCAGCAAAACAACTAATTGAACGCTATTTTTACCAGCTGTTAGATGGTTGCGGTAACCCTGAGTGTGACAACCAATATTGTGCATCTAGTGGAGAG GCCCGAAATCTGACTCCAAATGAAGCAGCTGCGGAGGCAATTAAGTTATTCTACACAGAAGCACGTCTGTGTGACTCTTTGCCTAGTAAGATGCCTCGAACAGATCCATCAATCAACATTGTTTGTCCTCCAACCCCTTG TTCATCACGATTCATGGACAAGTTCAAACCAGACTCTAGTCAGCAAATGGATTCCAAAAATATTAGACATAACA ATGGTGCACCGTTAACTGAAGAGCGCATATACCAACTGTGCGATGAATGTCTCCAATCAAAAAAACCACAGTATCTAATCAGAGCCCTGGCCGAGGCGTTCACACAGCCAGCCGTGTTGGCCAGATGTTTTCAGAGGAAACTTGGTGATACAGATAATAGTAGTGAAGGAAAGAATAAACCAG ATAAAGAATCCAAAGCTATGTGCTCATCAAGTGATCCCGATAAAGATGTAGACAGTGTAACAGGACCTGGGCTTGATGTGGCATCGTGTCGGAGAGCCTTCCAGTATCTTGCTAAA GTGCCATCAGAATATTACAGTTCGGCCCTGGTGACTGCACTCTCAACGCTCGCCGAGAACCTGATAGTTGAGATGAAATTATCAAAAACCAAGACGTTGACCTTAGATGACACTGTCAATTGTTTTGTCATCGCCTTCGAAGTGCCAGACCTTGGGTGTAGTCGATACTTGGACATAGCACTACCACTGCTGTGTGTTGCCGCTGAAAATTTGCCTGTTATAG CACAAGCAAAGCTAGCTAGAATATGGGCTCAATATTGCAAAGACAGTCTGCGCCACATACTGGAGACACTACAGCAGCTGATCACGCTCAGAGTTATATCCACCAACTATGTGAGAAATTTTCAACTTCAAGACGACCACACTGTCACCATGGCAACCAAAATTATGAAG ATACTGTACTACGCCAACATGCTGGCGGGAGTGATGGAGCCCAGCACACTGCGCGAGGAGCCCGTGGTGATCGCCAGCCAGCTGGACCCCCTGGGCGACGCGCTGGACCACCTGTACCCGCTTTCCTCCATCAAGAACTTGAAGCAGGCTCCGTATGAGGACCCCCTCG CCATTGAATTAGGTATAAATGTATTAGACGCTAGGAAACCTTATTTGCCATTTGAAGAGTTTTATAACGAACCACTTAGTGATACTATAGAGATGGATATAGATTTAGCTAATTGTAAAACTGATGTCGACGACATAG GTAATAAGTTCTCGTTCCTAAAATATCCGTTCATACTGACGGCGGCGACCAAATCGCTGGGACTGTATTACGAGAACCGCATCCGCATGTACTCGGAGCGGCGCGTGTCGCTGCTGCACGCGGTGGTGGGCGCGGCGCCGCCCATGCCCTTCCTGCGGCTCAAGGTGCGGCGCTCGCACATCATCGACGACGCGCTGGTCGAG CTGGAAATGATAGCAATGGAACGCGCACTGGATCTGAAGAAACAACTCGTTGTAGAGTTTGAGGGCGAGCAGGGCATAGACGAGGGTGGAGTCAGTAAGGAGTTCTTCCAACTTGTGGTGGAGCAAATATTCAACCCTGACTACGGCATGTTCACACAGAGACCTGACGAGCTCACTGTCTG GTTCAACCCCACATCCTTTGAGACTGAAGCACAGTTCACATTGATCGGCATAGTGTTGGGACTCGCCATCTATAACAATATCATACTGGCGGTTAACTTCCCCATGGTCGTCTATAGGAAACTGATGGGGAAGAAAGGCTCCTTTGAAGATTTGGCGGACTGGAATGCG acCTTATACAACGGTTTAAAAGACATGTTAGAATACACAGGCAGTGATTTAGAGGAGGTATACTACCAAACCTTCAGGATATGTTACACAGATGTTTTCGGCAACAACATATTCCACGATCTAAAAGAAAATGGCGACGACATATTTGTCACGCAAGAAAACAAAAGA gAATTCATAGACCTATACGCAGACTTCCTATTGAACAAGTCAGTGGAGACGCAGTTCAAGGCGTTCAGACGCGGGTTCGTGATGGTGACGGACGAGAGCCAGCTCGGCATGCTGTTCCGGCCCGAGGAGGTGGAGACGCTCGTCTGTGGTAGCAAG AACTTCGATTTCAACGAACTGGAGAAATCAACGGAATACGACGGCGGCTATACAGCAGAGTCGCAAACAATAAAAGACTTTTGGAGCATCGTCCACAGTTTGTCTCTAGAGGACAAGAGGAAGCTCCTACAGTTTACGACAGGGTCGGACCGAGTGCCAGTGGGGGGGTTGAGCCATCTGAAACTTGTTATAGCTAGGAACGGACCTGACTGTGCCCGTCTACCCACCGCCCACACGTGTTTTAACGTTTTACTCCTCCCTGAATACGAAAACAAAGAGAAACTCGAAGACAGACTGATGAAAGCGATAAGTTATTCAAAAGGCTTCGGTATCATATAA
- the LOC112053623 gene encoding ubiquitin-protein ligase E3A isoform X1 — protein MNSKSETDEASRGNEASSSNNESTPSIPKSHSVAGLCADTSSNKTKDIMKRAAAKQLIERYFYQLLDGCGNPECDNQYCASSGEARNLTPNEAAAEAIKLFYTEARLCDSLPSKMPRTDPSINIVCPPTPCVTGTAMNIVMEDNISDFPSCSSSRFMDKFKPDSSQQMDSKNIRHNNGAPLTEERIYQLCDECLQSKKPQYLIRALAEAFTQPAVLARCFQRKLGDTDNSSEGKNKPDKESKAMCSSSDPDKDVDSVTGPGLDVASCRRAFQYLAKVPSEYYSSALVTALSTLAENLIVEMKLSKTKTLTLDDTVNCFVIAFEVPDLGCSRYLDIALPLLCVAAENLPVIAQAKLARIWAQYCKDSLRHILETLQQLITLRVISTNYVRNFQLQDDHTVTMATKIMKILYYANMLAGVMEPSTLREEPVVIASQLDPLGDALDHLYPLSSIKNLKQAPYEDPLAIELGINVLDARKPYLPFEEFYNEPLSDTIEMDIDLANCKTDVDDIGNKFSFLKYPFILTAATKSLGLYYENRIRMYSERRVSLLHAVVGAAPPMPFLRLKVRRSHIIDDALVELEMIAMERALDLKKQLVVEFEGEQGIDEGGVSKEFFQLVVEQIFNPDYGMFTQRPDELTVWFNPTSFETEAQFTLIGIVLGLAIYNNIILAVNFPMVVYRKLMGKKGSFEDLADWNATLYNGLKDMLEYTGSDLEEVYYQTFRICYTDVFGNNIFHDLKENGDDIFVTQENKREFIDLYADFLLNKSVETQFKAFRRGFVMVTDESQLGMLFRPEEVETLVCGSKNFDFNELEKSTEYDGGYTAESQTIKDFWSIVHSLSLEDKRKLLQFTTGSDRVPVGGLSHLKLVIARNGPDCARLPTAHTCFNVLLLPEYENKEKLEDRLMKAISYSKGFGII, from the exons atgaACTCGAAAAGTGAAACCGACGAAGCTTCAAG GGGGAACGAAGCATCATCGTCAAATAACGAGTCCACCCCAAGTATCCCCAAGAGCCACTCTGTGGCTGGTTTATGCGCAGATACGAGTTCAAACAAAACTAAGGACATCATGAAGCGTGCGGCAGCAAAACAACTAATTGAACGCTATTTTTACCAGCTGTTAGATGGTTGCGGTAACCCTGAGTGTGACAACCAATATTGTGCATCTAGTGGAGAG GCCCGAAATCTGACTCCAAATGAAGCAGCTGCGGAGGCAATTAAGTTATTCTACACAGAAGCACGTCTGTGTGACTCTTTGCCTAGTAAGATGCCTCGAACAGATCCATCAATCAACATTGTTTGTCCTCCAACCCCTTG TGTGACAGGCACAGCAATGAACATAGTAATGGAGGATAACATCAGTGACTTTCCCTCTTGCAGTTCATCACGATTCATGGACAAGTTCAAACCAGACTCTAGTCAGCAAATGGATTCCAAAAATATTAGACATAACA ATGGTGCACCGTTAACTGAAGAGCGCATATACCAACTGTGCGATGAATGTCTCCAATCAAAAAAACCACAGTATCTAATCAGAGCCCTGGCCGAGGCGTTCACACAGCCAGCCGTGTTGGCCAGATGTTTTCAGAGGAAACTTGGTGATACAGATAATAGTAGTGAAGGAAAGAATAAACCAG ATAAAGAATCCAAAGCTATGTGCTCATCAAGTGATCCCGATAAAGATGTAGACAGTGTAACAGGACCTGGGCTTGATGTGGCATCGTGTCGGAGAGCCTTCCAGTATCTTGCTAAA GTGCCATCAGAATATTACAGTTCGGCCCTGGTGACTGCACTCTCAACGCTCGCCGAGAACCTGATAGTTGAGATGAAATTATCAAAAACCAAGACGTTGACCTTAGATGACACTGTCAATTGTTTTGTCATCGCCTTCGAAGTGCCAGACCTTGGGTGTAGTCGATACTTGGACATAGCACTACCACTGCTGTGTGTTGCCGCTGAAAATTTGCCTGTTATAG CACAAGCAAAGCTAGCTAGAATATGGGCTCAATATTGCAAAGACAGTCTGCGCCACATACTGGAGACACTACAGCAGCTGATCACGCTCAGAGTTATATCCACCAACTATGTGAGAAATTTTCAACTTCAAGACGACCACACTGTCACCATGGCAACCAAAATTATGAAG ATACTGTACTACGCCAACATGCTGGCGGGAGTGATGGAGCCCAGCACACTGCGCGAGGAGCCCGTGGTGATCGCCAGCCAGCTGGACCCCCTGGGCGACGCGCTGGACCACCTGTACCCGCTTTCCTCCATCAAGAACTTGAAGCAGGCTCCGTATGAGGACCCCCTCG CCATTGAATTAGGTATAAATGTATTAGACGCTAGGAAACCTTATTTGCCATTTGAAGAGTTTTATAACGAACCACTTAGTGATACTATAGAGATGGATATAGATTTAGCTAATTGTAAAACTGATGTCGACGACATAG GTAATAAGTTCTCGTTCCTAAAATATCCGTTCATACTGACGGCGGCGACCAAATCGCTGGGACTGTATTACGAGAACCGCATCCGCATGTACTCGGAGCGGCGCGTGTCGCTGCTGCACGCGGTGGTGGGCGCGGCGCCGCCCATGCCCTTCCTGCGGCTCAAGGTGCGGCGCTCGCACATCATCGACGACGCGCTGGTCGAG CTGGAAATGATAGCAATGGAACGCGCACTGGATCTGAAGAAACAACTCGTTGTAGAGTTTGAGGGCGAGCAGGGCATAGACGAGGGTGGAGTCAGTAAGGAGTTCTTCCAACTTGTGGTGGAGCAAATATTCAACCCTGACTACGGCATGTTCACACAGAGACCTGACGAGCTCACTGTCTG GTTCAACCCCACATCCTTTGAGACTGAAGCACAGTTCACATTGATCGGCATAGTGTTGGGACTCGCCATCTATAACAATATCATACTGGCGGTTAACTTCCCCATGGTCGTCTATAGGAAACTGATGGGGAAGAAAGGCTCCTTTGAAGATTTGGCGGACTGGAATGCG acCTTATACAACGGTTTAAAAGACATGTTAGAATACACAGGCAGTGATTTAGAGGAGGTATACTACCAAACCTTCAGGATATGTTACACAGATGTTTTCGGCAACAACATATTCCACGATCTAAAAGAAAATGGCGACGACATATTTGTCACGCAAGAAAACAAAAGA gAATTCATAGACCTATACGCAGACTTCCTATTGAACAAGTCAGTGGAGACGCAGTTCAAGGCGTTCAGACGCGGGTTCGTGATGGTGACGGACGAGAGCCAGCTCGGCATGCTGTTCCGGCCCGAGGAGGTGGAGACGCTCGTCTGTGGTAGCAAG AACTTCGATTTCAACGAACTGGAGAAATCAACGGAATACGACGGCGGCTATACAGCAGAGTCGCAAACAATAAAAGACTTTTGGAGCATCGTCCACAGTTTGTCTCTAGAGGACAAGAGGAAGCTCCTACAGTTTACGACAGGGTCGGACCGAGTGCCAGTGGGGGGGTTGAGCCATCTGAAACTTGTTATAGCTAGGAACGGACCTGACTGTGCCCGTCTACCCACCGCCCACACGTGTTTTAACGTTTTACTCCTCCCTGAATACGAAAACAAAGAGAAACTCGAAGACAGACTGATGAAAGCGATAAGTTATTCAAAAGGCTTCGGTATCATATAA